ACGTGTTGGATTTCCAGGAAATTTTTTGTCAGTTAAGTTTGGGTCATTTTCAAATTCCCCTAGTGGTTCTACTAGATAGATTCTCTCTTTTGAATTAGATTTCGCTAATTCAGCACCCCATTTAGCTGCATCTAATGTCGCAGTAAAATATATATAGTTAGATTTTTTATTTTGGTAATTTGATAAATTATTTGGTTTTAACAAATCCCCAACGTTCAGTTCCGCTTTAGTACCATGAAAAAATGGTCCTTTATCTATAACATCACTATTCATATTGATTCACCTCTTATATTTTTAATTTGCATATACCATTATAGTACTGAAAAGACAAACAAAGTAGACTATAAAGAATTTGCAAATTATAGTATAATTAAAGCAAAGGAATAGAATCACATATATTCAAAACCCAATTTTTATATTTTACTATAAACGAGCTCAGCAAACTGTCCATATTTTTTTACTTCTTTCAAATAAAACCTCTTTAATGATTCTTTTTGCGAAAATAGTGGCACTCCATCTCCTAATAACACTGGAGCAATTTGAATTATTATATTATCTACCATATCATTATCTAAAAGAGGAGCTAATAAAGTGTTCCCTCCAACTACCCAAATATTTTTATCAGGACTTATTCCATTAACAAAATCAACCACATCTGTATTCACAGGAATAAACCCCTCTACTGATAAGGAATCTGCATGAGTGAAAACATAATTTTTAGTAGTAGCATAAATGCTGCTAACATTTTCTATAGTTTCAATTTCACTAAATGTCCTTTTTCCCATCAACGTAATATCCATATTGCTATAAAAGCTTTCATAGTCAGTTTCTTCTACAGAACCTGTCTGATAAAGCCAGTCCAAACTATGATTCTTGTCGGCAAGATAACCATCCATAGTTATGCAACCATAAAAAAATACACTCAAGATTAAACCCTCCTTTGAAAATATGCTTTTCTAAATATATTAATAAAAGTTCACAATCCTTGATTCTTATTTTATCCATTTGGAAGTTTTTGAAACTTTGGTGCTTTCTCAAGGTCAGTATCCCAGTTTGCTTTACTTGCATAAAAGATATGTCCCTGTGGCTTAATATTTATATCACTGTCCATACATCCTGCAGGAACAACCAACAATCTTCCATCCATTTGTATATTTGGCAAAGCCGCTCCACAATTAGTGCAAAAACTTTTTATATGTCCTTCTAAACGAAAATTAAAAGTTTTAGTTTTATCTTGGCCAGATAGCCACTTTAACTTGGCTGTAGAAGAAAACAGATTTGCTGCATGCGCTGAACCTGTATCTTTTCGACATCGCTCACAATGGCAGAGATAAAAATTATCAAAATCTCCTTCTATTTCGAAAGTAACTTCACCGCAAAGGCATGATCCTTTATATATCATAAGTAAATCTCCCTTCAAATAGTTTAATCTTTGATTAGCCATTTCCTACTGATTGATTTTAATTCATCATTAACCTATCAATATAGTTTTCAAACAGAAAGACAAATTACACTAAATATTGTCGGTACTGGTATCCTCTGTCCCCATACTTATTACTGACTATTTAAGTTCAAACATACGCACAGTCTCGACATGCCTTGAGTAGACAAAAATGATGACGAGAGGACCTAGTGGAGCCTTGGTGGAGGGTTATTTTTCTGGAAAGTGATCTCATAATCTTGATCTTGTCATTAAACATGTACCTTAAATCTACTTCTCACTTAAGATTGTACACATTAAAACCTTCGAATAATTATGCCATACTCGAAAGATTTAATCAGCACAATTATCGAAGCTGTAAGAAATCAGAACTTCAAATCCCTAAAAATCAAATTCACATCATCTTCAACGGAAGTCACACGTTCTAATTTATTATTCTCGATTGCTTGTAACATTGTAGTTTCTTTCTCAAGCAATCTCTCATAAATTCTTTCATCTAATGAATATGCATCATTATCAATTGTAAAAAATTCATTCTGCAAATAATAATATTGGGTATATTGATCCTGCGGCAAACCCAACCTATGGATCCTATCTTTAGATTGCAATAGATGAACCAAGTTGTAACTGTATTCAAAGTAAATTGCATTATGGCAAGTATGGTGCAAAGAAACCGATTCTGCTAGAGTATGTGGGTTAGTAATCAATACATCCAATTTCTTTTCTTTAAACAGTTTTAAAAGAAAGTCTCTTTCCTCAAAATCTGTTGATCCATATATACAACCTACATTTAATCCTTGTGCTTGTAATTCATTTGATAGTCTCATTATTGAATCTACAAATATACACCAAACAATTACCGTTTCATCTTTCGCACAAATATTCAACACTTGATTTACACAGGCTGAAAATTTATGAGTTTTGTCTACTGAATTAATCAAAGCAACCAGCTCTGATGAAAAGTCTTTGAAGTCATAATCATCAACATCTCCAGAAATATCGAGAATATCTGTAAAATCTTCACCATTTGCATCGATAGAATTTAGTAGCATTTTAGGATTAGATTCTAATTGTAATAACCTGATAATCAAAACCAGCTTATTCTTTGCATATTTCATAAGCAAAATTTGGAATATTCGGTTTTCTATTTCACTTGCTCGAGTAATGATAATGATATCATCATTCGCATCAGGTACATTTAATTGCCTTTTTGTTGTCCGGCAAAAAAAAGGATTTATCTTATTATTGATATCTTCTATATCAACTTCTGTTGGCCGTTGTAATTGCGATTCCGAAAAGCCAAAGTATTCATCGTACTCGTCATGAAACAGAATTTCCAACAAATTTCTAATATCTAAATATGAATTAGGTATAGGCGTTCCAGTCATAACAATGGTGTAATATGCCATTTTAGAAACCTCTAAAGCATTTGCTGCCCTAACCCCATCTAGCGCTTTTACCTTATGCACTTCGTCAAAAACTAGTAATGTTCTTTTATCAATTAACTGTTTTACTTCACCTAAAATAGAGTTTAAGCTCTCGTAGTTGAATAAAAGTAAGTTCTTTTGTTTTGAATCATATAATATTGCATTCTTTTTATGTTCTAATTGAGTATATTCTTGGACATTAAATAGATTCAATAACTTCTTATCAGCAAAACACAGATTGAATTCATCAATCCATGATCCAAATGAGTTTTTGGGACCTACAACGACAATTTTATCTACAAGATTCTTATTACTCAAATAGGCATAAACACCTAGTACGGATGATGTTTTTCCTGATCCTGGGACTGAGAAATTAGCCGCCTTTCTCATGACACACATATAAAAGGAATCCCACGCTTGTTTCTCCCGAAGTTTTCTTGACATCTCTTGGTCGACAATCGCTTTGTACTGATTGAATTGATCGTATATTTCATTAGAATTTTGCTTGATTGCCATTCCAACATTTGC
This is a stretch of genomic DNA from Acetoanaerobium sticklandii. It encodes these proteins:
- the arr gene encoding NAD(+)--rifampin ADP-ribosyltransferase; this encodes MNSDVIDKGPFFHGTKAELNVGDLLKPNNLSNYQNKKSNYIYFTATLDAAKWGAELAKSNSKERIYLVEPLGEFENDPNLTDKKFPGNPTRSYRSKYPLKIIAELSSWERHSDEEINNMLSALKKLSDEGKNVIYD
- a CDS encoding SNF2-related protein, which translates into the protein MFSDLKLQSTYSTYEDDIGAEFYTPVLSKCTEYDRASAYFSAKSLANYAKGLEVFARNGYKFRLIVSSELEENDFNEISKGYKLRNHVRKSIVYKLNEQLTMEEEANLSNLAYLISVGTIDIKMAFTKKGIFHDKFGIMKDKSGNIICFRGSNNETDAAFHSNYEAFDITCSWLASPFDYSKITKSIEAFNDLWENKAHGVHVCDVDEVVYKKILEYNKGKIIFEPVLLEEDCLILDYFGNTLELSIKIDPLLICNNKLYKLRLKKYVDLERSEQEKIVFKKRLTYPTFKKIIAILESDSKSRGYTFHVTNRLMKYIKERELHIKERANVGMAIKQNSNEIYDQFNQYKAIVDQEMSRKLREKQAWDSFYMCVMRKAANFSVPGSGKTSSVLGVYAYLSNKNLVDKIVVVGPKNSFGSWIDEFNLCFADKKLLNLFNVQEYTQLEHKKNAILYDSKQKNLLLFNYESLNSILGEVKQLIDKRTLLVFDEVHKVKALDGVRAANALEVSKMAYYTIVMTGTPIPNSYLDIRNLLEILFHDEYDEYFGFSESQLQRPTEVDIEDINNKINPFFCRTTKRQLNVPDANDDIIIITRASEIENRIFQILLMKYAKNKLVLIIRLLQLESNPKMLLNSIDANGEDFTDILDISGDVDDYDFKDFSSELVALINSVDKTHKFSACVNQVLNICAKDETVIVWCIFVDSIMRLSNELQAQGLNVGCIYGSTDFEERDFLLKLFKEKKLDVLITNPHTLAESVSLHHTCHNAIYFEYSYNLVHLLQSKDRIHRLGLPQDQYTQYYYLQNEFFTIDNDAYSLDERIYERLLEKETTMLQAIENNKLERVTSVEDDVNLIFRDLKF
- a CDS encoding GFA family protein, producing MIYKGSCLCGEVTFEIEGDFDNFYLCHCERCRKDTGSAHAANLFSSTAKLKWLSGQDKTKTFNFRLEGHIKSFCTNCGAALPNIQMDGRLLVVPAGCMDSDINIKPQGHIFYASKANWDTDLEKAPKFQKLPNG
- a CDS encoding dihydrofolate reductase family protein codes for the protein MSVFFYGCITMDGYLADKNHSLDWLYQTGSVEETDYESFYSNMDITLMGKRTFSEIETIENVSSIYATTKNYVFTHADSLSVEGFIPVNTDVVDFVNGISPDKNIWVVGGNTLLAPLLDNDMVDNIIIQIAPVLLGDGVPLFSQKESLKRFYLKEVKKYGQFAELVYSKI